The DNA region CGCGCGCCGGGAGGGTGCGCGGGTGGTCGCCCTGGCGGGCGGGGAACAGAAGCTGGCCGTCGCCCGTGACCTGGGTGCCGACGTCACCGTCGACTACCGCGTGGTCGACTGGCCCGCAGCGGTGCGCGCGGCCGTCGACGCGGTTGACGTGGTGTTCGACGGCGTCGGCGGCGCGATCGGCGCGGCGGCGTTCGATCTCGTGCGCGACGGTGGGCGGCTGTGTGCGTACGGCGCCGCCAGCGGCGAGTTCTCGTCGGTGTCGTCGGAGCGGGCACGTGCGCGCGGCGTCACCCTCACGCGCGCGTCGGCCGAACGCGACGAGCTGCTCGAGCTGTCGCGGGTCGCCCTGCACGCGGTCGCCGACGGATGGCTGCGGCCGGTGATCGGGCAGACGTTCGCGCTCGCCGACGCTGCCGCTGCCCACACCGCCATCGCCGCCCGCCGGACGGTCGGCAAGACGCTGTTGATCGTCAAATGAGCCCGCCCGACCCTCGCGGTCCTTGCGACCACTCCAGGGGTGCGACGGCTCGCCGGCCGGCGAGGGACGCCGCCGCATGGGGACGTGGACGTCCGGGATGCTGCGAGACGGTCGCATCGTCGTCGGTGTGACCGCTGGCGCGCATCTGGCCGTGCCGCTCGCGGTCGCAGGGCGGTACGGCTATCACCGGGACGAGTTGTACTTCCTCGAGCCATTCTTCCGGTGACACCGCCCGCCAGCGTCAGCGCAGCGCCGTCGCTCGCAGCTCGTCCTCGACGGCCGCAACGAACACGTCGAGGTCGGGGTAGGCGTCGGCGTCGGCGACGACCATGAGGTTGAACTGGCCGGCGTAGGACAGCGCCGCCACGCCGAGGGATACCGTCCCGATGAGGTTCACCAGCGGGAACACCTCGAGGAGCCGGGCGCCGGCGAAGGACAGCGGCGCGGGCGGGCCGGGCAGGTCGGCGGTCACGACGTTGACCCGTTGTCGCGCGACGAGCTTGAGCATCACGCCGGCCAGCGGCCGGCTGCGGAACATGGCTCCGAGGGGCGGCCGCACCATGGCCTTGCGCCTGGCTGTCTCGGCGGCGATGTGCCGCAGCCGCTGGCCGGCGTCGGCGATGTCGAGTGGGAGCGGCACGACCATCTGTGTGATCAGGTTCCCGACCGCCTGACCGGAGTGTTCACGCCGAAGCGAGACCGGTACGTAGACCGGCACGACCACGTCGTCTACCGGCTCGGCGCGGCGCGCCAGCAGCCGTCGGAGCCCGGCGGTGGCCACGGTGAGCAGGACGTCGTTGACGGTCGCGTCCTGTGCCCGCGCCACGTCCCGCACCACGTCGAGGCGGCCGCGGACGAGCGCCAGACGGCGGTGCGGGCCGATCACGCGACCAAGGCTGGTCTGCGGTCCGGGTTCTGCGACGAGCAGCTCATGCGCGGCGGGCCAGGCGCCCCGCAGGCCCCGAAGCACGTCACCAGGGTGCCTCAACCTCGCGACGGCACGCCGTGTTCCGGCGGCGCGTCGCCGGAGGTTGTCGCCCAACAGGGCACGCGACGACGGCCACGCCGCCGGCACCCATGGCTGCGTTGACGCCGCCGTCGCGTCGGCGTCGCCTCCGAGAAGGGCCGCCACGCTCGCGATGCCTGCGAGGCCGTCGGCGACGACGTGGTGCAGCCGGACGAACATGCCGATGCGCCTGGCGGGCAGACCCGGCAGCAACCACATCTCCCACAGCGGTCGGGAGCGGTCCAGACGCCGCCGGCGGATCTGCTCGACCGTCTCCAGCAGCTGCGCGTCACCGCCTGGCGGGACAACCGGGGCGACCCGCACGTGCTCGCGGAGATCGAACGCCGGCGCGTCGACCCACAGGGGGCCGCCGAGGCCTCGCCGGGGCACGTGGAGCACCTGCCGGAAGCGGGGCACGAGGTGGATCCGACGGCCGACCGCGTCCCGTGCGGCATCGATCCGGACGCCGCCGTCCGCGTCGAGGAGGCTGCTGCCTTCCAGGATCGCCAGCGCGCCGACGTCCTGCGGCCAGACCTCGTCGGGCCAGAGGATCAGCCGGTCGTCAGCGGACAACCTGTCCATGTCCCACCTCCCGGTCCGACCAGCATCCGCGTGCAGTCCCCGACCGCCAAGGGTCACCCGGCCTGGGCGCACCGGGCCCGACGCCTCGTGCACGTCCACGCAGGTCGGAGTTGGATCTGTTGTGCCTGTGACAGGCCGTCATCCGACCGAACGCGCCATTGGGGCGGAGAATGCCATGTCCCACGACGTGCTCGACCTCGAGGCCCGGGTCACGGAGATCCTCAACCGACGACCCGCCGTCGGTCTTGCCGTCGGGATCGTCCGCGACGGCGCACTCGCGTCATTCTCAGCGCGCGGGGTCGCCGACATCGCGACGAGCCGGCCCGTCACGCAGACCACCGTGTTCCGCATCGGGTCGATCACCAAGACCTTCACGGCGGTCGCCGTGATGCAGTTGTGTGAGCAGGGGTTGGTCGACCTCGAGGCTCCCGCCAACGACTACCTGCGCGCGTTCAGGCTGGTGCCCGCGAGGGATGGGTGGCGGCCGGCCACGGTGCGGCACCTGCTGACGCACACCGCCGGGGTTCCCAAGCTGGTCCGGCCGTCGCGCGCCGTGTTCAGCGGGTGGCCGGGCGAGAGCGTCCGGCTCGACCATTCCGTGCCCGGTCTCGGCGAGTTCTACGGCGGTCGGTTGCGGCTGATGGCCGAGCCGGGAGCCACGTTCAACTACTCCGACCACTCGCTCGCCGCGGTCGGACAGATCGTCGAGGACGTCAGCGGACAGCCGCTGGACCGCTACCTGCGCGAACACATCTTCGAACCGCTCGGGATGGACGACAGCGACCTGCTCCGTTCGGCGCACGTCACCTCTCAGCTGGCGACCGGCTACAAGCTGGGCGCCCACGGTCCGATCGCGGTGACCGACCGCCACTGGGTCACCGCGGCCGCCTCGTCGATCTACTCCACACCGGCCGACATGGCCCGCTACGTGGCCGCGTTGCTCGACGGCGGCGCAGGCGGGCACGCGTCGATCCTCAGGCCTGAGACGCTGGCCATGATGTTCCGGCCGCACTGGCAGCCCGATCCACGGATCCCAGGCATGGGGTTGGGGTTCTTCCGCGACGTGCTCGGCGACCAGCAGGTGGTCGAGCACCAGGGGATCCTTCCGGGCTTCAACGGACAGCTGTACCTCGCACCCGACGACGGGGTGGGCGTGCTCGGCTTCACCAACGGCGCCCGCAACGCGGTGGTGTGGCTGACCGCCGAGATGGCACGGCTGCTCGGCGACCTCAGCGACGCCCCACGCGACGCCATCCGCACAGACGTCGCGCACCACCCCGAGATCTGGGGCGATCTGTGCGGCTGGTACACGCCGATCGCGCAACGTAACGACACCATGGTGTGGGCCATGGCCGGGGCCGGAGCTCAGGTACGTGTCCGTCGCGGCCGGCTGATGTTGCGGGCCATCAGCCCGCTGCCCGCGGCGTACCGGGGGTTCGAGCTGCACCCCGACGACGAACACGACCCGTACGTCTTCCGCATCGACCTGGGCTCGTACGACCTCGGCACCGCGAAGGTCGTGTTCGACCGCGACGACCAGTCGACCCGCGTGCATCTCGGCGGCTCCGTGCCGCTGTCCGCCGCGAAGCGACCCGCCGCGCCGCGCCGGAGGATGTGGACGACCCGGACAGCCGGCGCACTGGCGGTCGCCGGCGCCGCCGCAGCCGTCCACCGCCGGCGCGCATCGCCAGGCGCCGGGAGGCACCGATGACCGCCACGCCCGGCACGGAGCTGTGGCGCATGAGCGCCACGGAGCTCGCCGGGGCCATCAGGTCGCGGCAGGCGTCGAGTCGCGAAGTCATTGAGGCCCACCTTGGTCGGATCGGGGCGGTGAACCCCGCCATCAATGCCGTCACCGTCGTCCTCGACGAGCGGGCCCTCGAGGCGGCGCGGGCAGCCGACCGCGCGGTCGTCGCGAACCACGAGCCGCCGCCGCTGCACGGCGTGCCGTTCACGGTCAAGGAGAACATCGACCTCGTGGGCACCCCGACAACCATCGGGCTGAAGGCCCTCGCCGAGGCGTACCCCCAGCGGGACGCACCCGTTGTCGAGCGGATGCGCGCCGCCGGCGCGATCCCCATCGGCCGCACCAACTGCCCGGCGTTGGCCGTCCGGTGGCACACCGACAACGAACTGCGCGGCGCGACCGTCAACCCCTGGGACCGCTCGCGGACACCGGGCGCCTCCAGCGGCGGCGAGGCGGCCGCCGTCGCGTCCGGCATGAGCCCGCTGGGACTCGGCAACGACGGGCTCGGCTCGCTGCGCTGGCCCGCCCAGTGCTGCGGCGTCGCCGCGCTCAAGCCGACGCTCGGCCGCATCCCGCACGCGACGAGCGCGCCGGCGGGTGAGCCGATCGGCCCGCAGCTCACCACTGTGCAGGGCCCGATGGCACGCCGCGTCGCGGATCTGCGCACCGCCTTGGAGGTGCTGGCGGGACCGACGTGGCGCGATCCCTGGTCGGTGCCGGCGCCACTGCGTGGACCGGCACCCGCCGCGCCCGCGCGCGTGGCCGTCGTCG from Euzebyales bacterium includes:
- a CDS encoding wax ester/triacylglycerol synthase domain-containing protein — translated: MDRLSADDRLILWPDEVWPQDVGALAILEGSSLLDADGGVRIDAARDAVGRRIHLVPRFRQVLHVPRRGLGGPLWVDAPAFDLREHVRVAPVVPPGGDAQLLETVEQIRRRRLDRSRPLWEMWLLPGLPARRIGMFVRLHHVVADGLAGIASVAALLGGDADATAASTQPWVPAAWPSSRALLGDNLRRRAAGTRRAVARLRHPGDVLRGLRGAWPAAHELLVAEPGPQTSLGRVIGPHRRLALVRGRLDVVRDVARAQDATVNDVLLTVATAGLRRLLARRAEPVDDVVVPVYVPVSLRREHSGQAVGNLITQMVVPLPLDIADAGQRLRHIAAETARRKAMVRPPLGAMFRSRPLAGVMLKLVARQRVNVVTADLPGPPAPLSFAGARLLEVFPLVNLIGTVSLGVAALSYAGQFNLMVVADADAYPDLDVFVAAVEDELRATALR
- a CDS encoding serine hydrolase domain-containing protein; this translates as MSHDVLDLEARVTEILNRRPAVGLAVGIVRDGALASFSARGVADIATSRPVTQTTVFRIGSITKTFTAVAVMQLCEQGLVDLEAPANDYLRAFRLVPARDGWRPATVRHLLTHTAGVPKLVRPSRAVFSGWPGESVRLDHSVPGLGEFYGGRLRLMAEPGATFNYSDHSLAAVGQIVEDVSGQPLDRYLREHIFEPLGMDDSDLLRSAHVTSQLATGYKLGAHGPIAVTDRHWVTAAASSIYSTPADMARYVAALLDGGAGGHASILRPETLAMMFRPHWQPDPRIPGMGLGFFRDVLGDQQVVEHQGILPGFNGQLYLAPDDGVGVLGFTNGARNAVVWLTAEMARLLGDLSDAPRDAIRTDVAHHPEIWGDLCGWYTPIAQRNDTMVWAMAGAGAQVRVRRGRLMLRAISPLPAAYRGFELHPDDEHDPYVFRIDLGSYDLGTAKVVFDRDDQSTRVHLGGSVPLSAAKRPAAPRRRMWTTRTAGALAVAGAAAAVHRRRASPGAGRHR
- a CDS encoding amidase; its protein translation is MTATPGTELWRMSATELAGAIRSRQASSREVIEAHLGRIGAVNPAINAVTVVLDERALEAARAADRAVVANHEPPPLHGVPFTVKENIDLVGTPTTIGLKALAEAYPQRDAPVVERMRAAGAIPIGRTNCPALAVRWHTDNELRGATVNPWDRSRTPGASSGGEAAAVASGMSPLGLGNDGLGSLRWPAQCCGVAALKPTLGRIPHATSAPAGEPIGPQLTTVQGPMARRVADLRTALEVLAGPTWRDPWSVPAPLRGPAPAAPARVAVVVDPAGHGTAAQVRAGVRKAADTLAAAGYGLDEVEPPSIDLAARTLLDMLNTPEILAGYDAFTTSMPADTQRFFAAFYDVAGPSDPVASVASFITRHELLRAWGEFQQTHPLIVAPIYTDIPFLAGTDLDDGAVAAIHGMRMAIAVNALGLPAVAVPVGIDDGLPQVVQIIGPRYREDLCLDAAAAIEERLGTITPIDPT